Proteins encoded in a region of the Pseudomonas sp. PDNC002 genome:
- a CDS encoding amidase, giving the protein MSQYKHNNELVQLQAHELAQRIRLRQVSCREVMQSHLAQIERYNPAVNAIISLQPEEQLLAEADQRDAELARGEYRGWMHGLPHAVKDLSLTQGIRTTLGSPLFRDYVPERDGIMVERIRAAGAVLIGKTNTPEFGLGSHSYNPIFGATGCAYAPERTAGGSSGGAAAALALQMVPVADGSDMMGSLRNPAAFNNIVGFRPSQGRVPFDDSADLFIDQLGYEGPMGRSVRDVALLLSVQAGGDARAPLSIAESGEQFAGRLERDFKGARLGWLGDLGGHLPMEKGVLELCRKSFADFEAIGCHIEDTAMGFSAERLWDTWRTLRHWMVAGSLGAAYTDPVKRELLKPEAIWEVENGLKLSAMDVFRASAARSDWYRAISQLFERYDYLLLPSAQVFPFDKTWDWPKEIAGTAMDTYHRWMEVVIPATLSGCPAANVPVGFNEQGLPMGLQIIGKHQADMAVLQLAHAYEQASRWYQRCPPPMLKGD; this is encoded by the coding sequence ATGAGCCAGTACAAGCACAACAACGAACTCGTCCAGCTCCAGGCCCATGAACTGGCCCAGCGCATCCGCCTGCGCCAGGTGTCCTGCCGCGAAGTCATGCAGTCGCACCTGGCGCAGATCGAACGCTACAACCCGGCGGTCAACGCCATCATCAGCCTGCAGCCCGAAGAGCAGCTGCTCGCCGAGGCCGACCAGCGCGACGCCGAGCTGGCGCGCGGCGAATACCGTGGCTGGATGCATGGCCTGCCGCACGCGGTGAAGGACCTGTCGCTGACCCAGGGCATCCGTACCACCCTCGGCTCGCCGCTGTTCCGCGATTACGTGCCCGAGCGCGACGGCATCATGGTCGAGCGCATCCGCGCGGCCGGCGCCGTGCTGATCGGCAAGACCAACACCCCGGAATTCGGCCTCGGCTCGCACAGCTATAACCCGATCTTCGGCGCTACCGGCTGCGCCTACGCCCCCGAACGCACTGCCGGTGGCAGCAGCGGTGGCGCGGCGGCCGCGCTGGCGCTGCAGATGGTCCCGGTGGCCGACGGCAGCGACATGATGGGTTCGCTGCGCAACCCGGCGGCGTTCAACAACATCGTCGGCTTCCGTCCGTCCCAGGGCCGCGTGCCATTCGACGACAGCGCCGACCTGTTCATCGACCAGCTCGGCTACGAAGGCCCGATGGGCCGCAGCGTGCGCGACGTGGCGTTGCTGCTGTCGGTGCAGGCTGGCGGCGATGCTCGTGCGCCGCTGTCCATTGCCGAGAGTGGCGAGCAGTTCGCCGGCAGGCTGGAACGCGATTTCAAGGGCGCGCGCCTGGGCTGGCTGGGCGACCTGGGCGGCCACCTGCCGATGGAAAAGGGCGTGCTGGAGCTGTGCCGCAAATCCTTCGCCGACTTCGAAGCCATTGGCTGCCACATCGAAGACACCGCCATGGGCTTCTCGGCCGAGCGTCTCTGGGACACCTGGCGCACCCTGCGGCACTGGATGGTCGCCGGCTCTCTCGGCGCGGCCTACACCGACCCGGTCAAGCGCGAACTGCTCAAGCCCGAGGCGATCTGGGAAGTGGAGAACGGCCTGAAGCTCTCGGCCATGGACGTGTTCCGCGCCTCCGCCGCGCGCAGCGACTGGTACCGCGCCATCAGCCAGCTGTTCGAGCGCTACGACTACCTGCTGCTGCCCAGCGCGCAGGTGTTCCCGTTCGACAAGACCTGGGACTGGCCGAAGGAAATCGCTGGCACGGCCATGGACACCTACCACCGCTGGATGGAAGTGGTGATTCCGGCCACCCTGTCCGGTTGCCCGGCAGCCAACGTGCCGGTGGGCTTCAATGAGCAGGGCTTGCCCATGGGCCTGCAGATCATCGGCAAGCACCAGGCCGACATGGCCGTGCTGCAACTGGCCCACGCCTACGAGCAGGCTTCGCGCTGGTACCAGCGCTGCCCGCCGCCGATGCTGAAGGGCGACTGA
- a CDS encoding malonyl-CoA decarboxylase, with protein sequence MNISFFQELLQSISERGRQLLESREPAPGNAQALAQACRKLISGHGEASGVALARQVLCAYRDCPEEQQKAFFDTLLMDFAPPHDALAEACQRYLDDPSSANTTQLFEASEPPRQELFRRLNQAPGGTAELIAMRRRLLGELKGKPELAAVDHDLQHLLASWFNRGFLVLRRIDWSTPASILEKIIKYEAVHAIKDWDDLRSRLQPADRRCFAFFHPALAEEPLIFVEVALTRAMPGAIADILEPGSPAQPLEEPDTAVFYSISNCQDGLRGISFGNFLIKQVVEELAREIPGLRQYVTLSPVPGFRRWLDGLGDVPQLGAAAAELLKALKPDAPPPPRTEQPLLALAAEYFLHAKNGAGLPLDPVARFHLGNGARLERLNWRGDLSASGLRQAAGLMVNYRYELRQIEKNHEAYANQGAVAASPEVRKLATLSAKTKR encoded by the coding sequence ATGAACATCAGCTTCTTCCAGGAACTGCTGCAGAGCATCAGCGAGCGCGGCCGGCAATTGCTGGAGTCGCGCGAGCCGGCGCCGGGCAATGCCCAGGCGCTGGCGCAGGCCTGCCGCAAACTGATCTCCGGCCATGGCGAGGCTTCCGGCGTGGCGCTGGCGCGGCAGGTGCTGTGCGCCTACCGCGACTGTCCGGAGGAGCAGCAGAAGGCTTTCTTCGACACGCTGCTCATGGACTTCGCGCCGCCTCATGACGCGCTGGCCGAAGCCTGCCAGCGCTATCTCGACGATCCTTCGTCGGCCAACACCACCCAGCTGTTCGAGGCCAGCGAACCACCGCGCCAGGAACTGTTCCGCCGCCTCAACCAGGCGCCGGGCGGCACCGCCGAGCTGATCGCCATGCGCCGCCGGTTGCTGGGGGAACTCAAGGGTAAACCCGAGTTGGCGGCCGTGGACCACGACCTGCAACACCTGCTGGCGTCCTGGTTCAACCGCGGCTTCCTGGTGCTGCGGCGCATCGACTGGTCGACCCCGGCGTCGATCCTGGAAAAGATCATCAAGTACGAGGCCGTCCACGCCATCAAGGACTGGGACGACCTGCGCAGCCGCCTGCAGCCGGCCGACCGCCGCTGCTTCGCCTTCTTCCACCCGGCGCTGGCGGAAGAACCGCTGATCTTCGTCGAGGTGGCGCTGACCCGTGCGATGCCCGGTGCGATCGCTGACATTCTGGAGCCTGGTTCGCCCGCGCAGCCGCTGGAAGAGCCCGACACCGCCGTCTTCTACTCCATCAGCAACTGCCAGGACGGCCTGCGCGGCATTTCCTTCGGCAACTTCCTGATCAAGCAGGTGGTAGAAGAGCTGGCGCGGGAGATTCCCGGCCTGCGCCAGTACGTCACCCTGTCGCCGGTGCCCGGCTTCCGTCGCTGGCTCGATGGGCTGGGCGACGTCCCGCAACTGGGCGCGGCCGCCGCCGAGCTGCTCAAGGCGCTCAAGCCCGACGCGCCGCCACCGCCGCGCACCGAGCAGCCACTGCTGGCGCTGGCCGCCGAATATTTCCTGCACGCCAAGAATGGCGCCGGCCTGCCGCTCGACCCGGTGGCGCGCTTCCACCTCGGCAACGGTGCCCGCCTGGAACGCCTGAACTGGCGTGGCGACCTTTCCGCCAGCGGTCTGCGCCAGGCCGCGGGACTGATGGTCAATTACCGCTACGAACTGCGCCAGATCGAAAAGAACCACGAAGCCTACGCCAACCAGGGCGCGGTCGCGGCCTCACCCGAGGTGCGCAAGCTCGCGACGCTGTCGGCGAAAACAAAACGCTAG
- a CDS encoding malonyl-CoA synthase — protein MNQSLFAEVGKHLPSDLSKPFIRTPLGGGYSYADMLRSTSQFAHALVELGVQPGDRVAVQVDKSPETVMLYLAVLRVGAVYLPLNSGYTGDELRYFLDDAEPSLFVCAPAFEAQARELAEASGVARVATLGDQVDGSLMDAVHGKPGRFVDVPRASGDLAAILYTSGTTGRSKGAMISHGNLVSNARALVDAWQITPSDWLLHALPIFHIHGLFVACNSLLMAGGSMLFLSKFDAAQMLRLLPQVNLLMGVPTFYTRLLDQPGLTREAVAHMRLFISGSAPLTAETHKAFSERTGMAILERYGMTETGMNTSNPLDGERIAGTVGFPLPGVELRITDPSQSEPTPLPQGEPGMIEVRGPNVFQGYWRMPEKTAEELRADGYFMTGDIGFIDDKGYVQIVGRNKDMIISGGFNVYPKELEEILDTLPGVVESAVIGVPHPDFGEGVTAVLVATQGQAPSEAQVLAALDGKLARFKQPKRVMVVDALPRNVMGKVQKNVLREQFKALYS, from the coding sequence ATGAACCAGAGTCTTTTCGCCGAAGTCGGCAAACACCTGCCCAGCGACCTGTCCAAGCCCTTCATCCGCACGCCATTGGGTGGCGGCTACAGCTATGCCGACATGCTGCGCAGCACTTCGCAGTTCGCCCATGCGCTGGTGGAACTCGGCGTGCAGCCGGGCGACCGCGTTGCCGTGCAGGTCGACAAGAGCCCCGAGACGGTGATGCTCTACCTCGCCGTGCTGCGCGTTGGCGCGGTCTACCTGCCGCTCAACAGCGGCTACACCGGCGACGAACTGCGCTACTTCCTCGACGACGCCGAGCCTTCGCTGTTCGTCTGCGCGCCGGCCTTCGAGGCCCAGGCCCGCGAGCTGGCTGAAGCCAGTGGCGTGGCCCGTGTGGCGACCCTGGGCGACCAGGTCGACGGCTCGCTGATGGACGCCGTGCATGGCAAGCCGGGGCGCTTCGTCGACGTGCCACGCGCCTCCGGCGACCTCGCCGCGATCCTCTATACCTCCGGCACCACCGGGCGCTCCAAGGGAGCGATGATCAGCCACGGCAACCTCGTCTCCAACGCCCGCGCACTGGTGGATGCCTGGCAGATCACCCCCTCCGACTGGCTGCTCCATGCGCTGCCGATCTTCCATATCCACGGCCTGTTCGTGGCCTGCAACAGCCTGCTGATGGCAGGCGGCTCGATGCTCTTCCTCAGCAAGTTCGACGCCGCGCAGATGCTCCGCCTGCTGCCCCAGGTGAACCTGCTGATGGGCGTGCCGACCTTCTACACCCGCCTGCTCGACCAACCCGGCCTGACCCGCGAGGCGGTGGCGCACATGCGCCTGTTCATCTCCGGCTCCGCGCCGCTCACCGCGGAGACCCACAAGGCGTTTTCCGAGCGCACCGGCATGGCGATCCTCGAACGCTACGGCATGACCGAGACCGGCATGAACACCTCCAACCCGCTGGATGGCGAGCGCATCGCCGGCACCGTCGGCTTCCCGCTGCCGGGCGTCGAGCTGCGCATCACCGATCCTTCGCAGTCCGAGCCGACCCCGCTGCCCCAGGGCGAGCCGGGGATGATCGAGGTGCGTGGGCCGAATGTGTTCCAGGGCTACTGGCGCATGCCGGAGAAGACCGCCGAGGAGCTGCGCGCGGACGGCTACTTCATGACCGGCGATATCGGCTTCATCGACGACAAGGGCTACGTGCAGATCGTCGGCCGTAACAAGGACATGATCATCAGCGGCGGCTTCAACGTGTACCCCAAGGAGCTGGAGGAAATCCTCGACACCCTGCCGGGCGTGGTCGAGTCGGCGGTGATCGGCGTGCCGCACCCGGACTTCGGCGAGGGCGTTACCGCCGTACTGGTGGCCACTCAGGGCCAGGCGCCGAGCGAGGCCCAGGTGCTCGCCGCGCTGGATGGCAAGCTGGCGCGCTTCAAGCAGCCCAAGCGGGTGATGGTGGTCGATGCGCTGCCGCGCAACGTGATGGGCAAGGTGCAGAAGAATGTGCTGCGCGAGCAGTTCAAGGCGCTGTATTCCTGA
- a CDS encoding NADPH:quinone oxidoreductase family protein: MKAVLCKAFGPAETLVLEDIASPEPKKNEVLLQVHAAGVNFPDTLIIEGKYQFKPPFPFSPGGEAAGVVGAVGEKVTHVKPGDRVMALTGWGSFAEEVAVPGYSVMPIPDGMDFASAAAFGMTYGTSMHALKQRANLQPGETLLVLGASGGVGLAAVEIGKAMGAKVIAAASSEAKLEVAKAAGADVLINYSEGSLKDKLKEITGGQGVDVIYDPVGGDLFEEAFRSIAWNGRMLVVGFASGTIPSLPANLTLLKGASLVGVFWGSFAQRQPQDNAANFQQLFKWFAEGKIKPLVSQTFPLEKAADAINHLGQRKAVGKVVVTVR, encoded by the coding sequence ATGAAAGCCGTGCTGTGCAAAGCCTTCGGCCCCGCCGAAACCCTGGTGCTGGAAGACATCGCCAGCCCCGAGCCGAAGAAGAACGAAGTCCTGCTGCAGGTTCACGCCGCCGGGGTCAACTTCCCCGACACGCTGATCATCGAGGGCAAATACCAGTTCAAGCCGCCCTTCCCGTTCTCCCCGGGTGGAGAGGCCGCTGGTGTGGTCGGCGCGGTCGGTGAGAAAGTCACCCACGTGAAACCCGGCGACCGCGTGATGGCGCTGACCGGCTGGGGCAGCTTCGCCGAGGAAGTGGCGGTGCCCGGCTACAGCGTGATGCCGATCCCCGACGGCATGGACTTCGCCAGCGCCGCCGCCTTCGGCATGACCTACGGCACTTCCATGCACGCACTCAAGCAGCGCGCCAACCTGCAGCCGGGCGAAACCCTGCTGGTGCTCGGCGCCTCTGGTGGCGTGGGCCTGGCGGCGGTGGAAATCGGCAAGGCCATGGGCGCCAAAGTGATCGCCGCCGCCAGCAGCGAAGCCAAGCTGGAAGTGGCCAAGGCCGCCGGCGCCGACGTGCTGATCAACTACAGCGAAGGCAGCCTGAAGGACAAGCTCAAGGAAATCACCGGCGGCCAGGGCGTGGACGTGATCTACGATCCGGTCGGCGGCGACCTGTTCGAAGAAGCCTTCCGCTCCATCGCCTGGAACGGCCGCATGCTGGTGGTCGGCTTCGCCAGCGGCACCATCCCGTCGCTGCCGGCCAACCTCACCCTGCTCAAGGGCGCGTCCCTGGTCGGCGTGTTCTGGGGCTCCTTCGCCCAGCGCCAGCCGCAGGACAACGCGGCGAACTTCCAGCAGCTGTTCAAGTGGTTCGCCGAGGGCAAGATCAAGCCGCTGGTGTCGCAGACTTTCCCGCTGGAGAAAGCCGCCGACGCGATCAATCACCTGGGCCAGCGCAAGGCGGTGGGCAAGGTGGTGGTGACGGTTCGCTGA
- a CDS encoding flagellar basal body-associated protein FliL: MASESEEAKPEDANKPLFVDLTPALVGNYGSGPRLKYFKADIALKVIGKEASEKVEHHEPLIRNQLVMLFAQQTDESLGSVDGKEKLRQEALKQVQTVLQQEEGKPLVDDLLFNNLIVQP, from the coding sequence ATGGCTTCCGAGTCCGAAGAGGCCAAGCCCGAAGATGCCAACAAACCGCTCTTCGTCGACCTCACGCCCGCCCTCGTCGGCAACTACGGCAGCGGCCCGCGCTTGAAGTACTTCAAGGCCGACATCGCCCTCAAGGTTATCGGCAAGGAAGCGTCGGAGAAGGTCGAGCACCACGAGCCGCTGATCCGCAACCAATTGGTGATGCTGTTTGCCCAGCAAACGGATGAATCCCTCGGCAGCGTCGACGGCAAGGAAAAACTGCGCCAGGAAGCGCTGAAGCAGGTACAGACCGTGTTGCAGCAGGAAGAAGGAAAACCCCTCGTCGACGACCTGCTGTTCAACAACCTGATCGTCCAGCCCTGA
- a CDS encoding HlyD family efflux transporter periplasmic adaptor subunit, with protein MTGNAKSWRTRGLAVLVVAVLAALAWQTFKPTGLGEGFASGNGRIEATEVDVATKLPGRVAEILVDEGDFVKTGQVVARMDTQVLKAQLAQAEAEVRRAQNAKLTAESLVAQRHSEKATAEAMVAQRQAELTAAQKRFTRTEQLVKRNALPQQQLDDDRAALQSSQAALAASRSQVISAQASIAAASSQVIEAQSAIEAATASTVRLQADIDDSNLKAPRNGRVQYRVAQPGEVLPAGGKLLNMVDLADVYMTFFLPSGQAGKVELGQEVHLVIDAVPEYVIPAKVSYVASVAQFTPKTVETANEREKLMFRVKARLDPGLLEKYITYVKTGVPGMAYMRLDPQVEWPADLQIKVPQ; from the coding sequence ATGACAGGAAACGCAAAAAGCTGGCGCACCCGCGGTCTCGCGGTGCTGGTGGTGGCCGTGCTGGCCGCGCTGGCCTGGCAGACGTTCAAGCCGACCGGCCTTGGCGAAGGTTTCGCCAGCGGCAATGGGCGTATCGAGGCCACCGAAGTCGATGTGGCCACCAAGCTGCCCGGCCGCGTGGCGGAAATCCTCGTGGACGAAGGCGACTTCGTGAAGACCGGCCAGGTTGTCGCGCGCATGGACACACAGGTGCTCAAGGCCCAGCTGGCGCAGGCCGAGGCCGAGGTGCGGCGGGCGCAGAATGCCAAGCTCACCGCCGAATCGCTGGTAGCCCAACGGCACAGCGAGAAGGCCACCGCCGAAGCCATGGTCGCCCAGCGCCAGGCCGAGCTGACCGCTGCGCAGAAGCGCTTTACCCGCACCGAGCAACTGGTCAAGCGCAACGCCCTGCCGCAACAGCAACTCGACGATGACCGCGCGGCTCTACAGAGCTCCCAGGCGGCACTGGCTGCGTCGCGCTCCCAGGTCATTTCGGCGCAGGCCAGCATCGCTGCGGCGAGCTCCCAGGTGATCGAAGCGCAGTCGGCCATCGAGGCCGCCACTGCGAGCACCGTGCGCCTGCAGGCCGACATCGACGACAGCAACCTCAAGGCCCCGCGCAACGGCCGCGTGCAGTACCGCGTGGCGCAGCCGGGCGAAGTCCTGCCGGCCGGCGGCAAGCTGCTCAACATGGTCGACCTGGCCGATGTCTACATGACCTTCTTCCTGCCATCGGGCCAGGCCGGCAAGGTCGAGCTGGGCCAGGAAGTGCACCTGGTGATCGATGCCGTGCCCGAATACGTGATTCCGGCGAAGGTGTCCTACGTCGCCAGCGTCGCGCAGTTCACGCCCAAGACCGTGGAGACCGCCAACGAGCGCGAGAAGCTGATGTTCCGCGTCAAGGCGCGCCTCGATCCAGGCCTGCTGGAGAAGTACATCACCTACGTGAAGACCGGCGTGCCGGGCATGGCCTATATGCGCCTAGACCCGCAGGTAGAATGGCCGGCTGACCTGCAGATCAAGGTCCCGCAATGA
- the rbbA gene encoding ribosome-associated ATPase/putative transporter RbbA, with the protein MSAADCVARLAGVSLRYGETRAVDDVTLEIPANRMVGLIGPDGVGKSSLLALLAGARKMQDGEIQVLGGNMRDVRHRRAVCPRIAYMPQGLGKNLYPTLSVFENVDFFGRLFGHDKAERERRIADLLQSTGLAPFAERPAGKLSGGMKQKLGLCCALIHDPDLLILDEPTTGVDPLSRNQFWELIGRIRAGREGMSVLVATAYMEEAERFDWLVAMDEGKVLATGTPAELREHTGTQNLEEAFIALLPESKRAGHHKLVIPPRPQNDGAPQIAIEAEGLTCRFGDFVAVDHVSFRIERGEIFGFLGSNGCGKSTTMKMLTGLLPASEGTCALFGQPVNANDMETRRRVGYMSQAFSLYAELTVLQNLELHAKLFHLPPEQIGPRVEEMLQRFDLGKVRNELPDSLPLGIRQRLSLAVAVIHKPEILILDEPTSGVDPVARDGFWGLMVELSRNDGVTIFISTHFMNEAERCDRISLMHAGKVLDSDTPQGLIDKRGLPTLEATFIAYLEEAAGSAPVPETAPAPEPTTESTRYKGSDRFSWLRLFSYARREAMELRRDPIRLTLALVGTALLMFIIGYGINMDVEDLTYAVLDRDQTTTSQAYALNIAGSRYFIEKQAIQDPDDLERRLRSGDISLAVEIPPNFGRDLKRGADPAIGVWIDGAMPTRANTVLGYVQGLHASYLADLARQNGSAAASAAASTEVRYRYNPDVESLKAMVPAVIPLLLIMIPAMLTALGVVREKELGSITNLYVTPVTRLEFLLGKQLPYIGMGMINFVLMLAMAVLLFQVPLKGSFLALLVGAFLYVVTSTGLGLLLSTFMKSQIAAVFGTAIATMIPAIQFSGLIHPVSSLEGAAAFIGQLYPTSHFLIISRGAFSKALGFPDLWVYYLPLAAMIVVLTLLSVACLKKQED; encoded by the coding sequence ATGAGCGCCGCCGACTGCGTGGCCCGTCTGGCTGGCGTCTCGCTGCGCTATGGCGAGACCCGCGCAGTGGACGACGTGACCCTGGAGATCCCGGCCAACCGCATGGTCGGCCTGATCGGCCCTGACGGCGTCGGCAAGTCCAGCCTGCTGGCGCTGCTGGCTGGCGCGCGGAAGATGCAGGACGGCGAGATCCAGGTGCTCGGCGGCAACATGCGCGATGTGCGCCACCGCCGCGCCGTGTGCCCGCGCATCGCCTATATGCCGCAAGGCTTGGGCAAGAACCTCTACCCGACGCTCTCGGTGTTCGAGAACGTCGATTTCTTCGGTCGCCTGTTCGGCCACGACAAGGCCGAGCGCGAGCGGCGCATCGCCGACCTGCTGCAGAGCACCGGGCTGGCGCCATTTGCCGAGCGTCCTGCGGGCAAGCTGTCCGGCGGTATGAAGCAGAAGCTCGGGCTGTGCTGCGCGCTGATCCACGACCCCGACCTACTGATCCTCGACGAACCCACCACCGGCGTCGACCCACTGTCGCGCAACCAGTTCTGGGAATTGATCGGCCGTATCCGCGCCGGTCGCGAAGGCATGAGCGTGCTGGTGGCCACGGCCTACATGGAGGAAGCCGAGCGTTTCGACTGGCTGGTGGCGATGGACGAGGGCAAGGTGCTCGCCACCGGGACTCCCGCCGAGTTGCGCGAGCACACTGGCACGCAGAACCTTGAAGAGGCCTTCATCGCGCTGCTGCCCGAGAGCAAGCGCGCCGGCCATCACAAGCTGGTGATTCCCCCGCGCCCGCAGAATGACGGCGCACCGCAGATCGCCATCGAAGCCGAAGGGTTGACCTGCCGCTTCGGCGATTTCGTCGCGGTGGACCATGTGAGCTTCCGTATCGAACGCGGGGAGATCTTTGGCTTCCTCGGCTCCAACGGCTGCGGCAAGTCCACCACCATGAAGATGCTCACCGGCCTGCTGCCGGCCAGCGAAGGCACCTGCGCGCTGTTCGGCCAGCCAGTCAACGCCAACGATATGGAGACTCGCCGGCGCGTGGGCTACATGTCCCAGGCGTTCTCGCTGTACGCCGAGCTGACGGTGCTGCAGAACCTCGAACTGCACGCGAAACTCTTCCACCTGCCGCCTGAACAGATCGGCCCGCGCGTGGAGGAAATGCTCCAGCGCTTCGACCTCGGCAAGGTCCGCAACGAACTGCCTGATAGCCTGCCGCTGGGCATTCGCCAGCGCCTGTCGCTGGCCGTGGCGGTGATCCACAAGCCGGAAATCCTGATCCTCGACGAGCCCACCTCGGGCGTCGACCCGGTGGCCCGCGACGGCTTCTGGGGGCTGATGGTGGAGCTGTCGCGCAACGATGGCGTGACCATCTTCATCTCCACCCACTTCATGAACGAGGCCGAGCGCTGCGACCGCATCTCGCTGATGCACGCCGGCAAGGTGCTCGACAGCGACACCCCGCAGGGGCTGATCGACAAGCGCGGCTTGCCCACGCTGGAAGCCACCTTCATCGCGTATCTGGAAGAAGCCGCTGGCAGCGCGCCAGTGCCGGAAACGGCACCTGCGCCGGAACCGACCACTGAATCCACGCGCTACAAGGGCAGCGATCGCTTCAGCTGGCTGCGTCTGTTCAGCTATGCGCGGCGCGAGGCCATGGAGCTACGCCGCGACCCGATCCGCCTGACCCTGGCGCTGGTCGGCACTGCGCTGCTGATGTTCATCATCGGCTACGGCATCAACATGGATGTCGAGGACCTCACCTACGCCGTGCTCGACCGCGACCAGACCACCACCAGCCAGGCCTACGCGCTGAACATCGCCGGCTCGCGCTACTTCATCGAGAAGCAGGCGATCCAGGACCCGGACGACCTGGAGCGGCGCCTGCGCAGCGGCGACATCAGCCTGGCGGTGGAGATCCCGCCGAACTTCGGCCGCGACCTCAAGCGTGGCGCCGACCCGGCCATCGGCGTGTGGATCGACGGCGCCATGCCAACCCGCGCCAACACCGTGCTCGGCTACGTGCAGGGGCTGCACGCCAGCTACCTCGCCGATCTCGCCCGGCAGAACGGCAGCGCCGCGGCCAGCGCGGCAGCGAGTACCGAAGTGCGCTACCGCTACAACCCTGATGTCGAAAGCCTCAAGGCCATGGTGCCGGCAGTGATCCCGCTGCTGCTGATCATGATCCCGGCGATGCTCACCGCCCTGGGCGTGGTGCGCGAGAAGGAGCTGGGCTCGATCACCAACCTCTACGTCACGCCGGTCACGCGCCTGGAGTTCCTGCTGGGCAAGCAGTTGCCCTACATCGGCATGGGCATGATCAACTTCGTGCTGATGCTGGCGATGGCCGTGCTGCTGTTCCAGGTGCCGCTCAAGGGCAGCTTCCTCGCGCTGCTGGTCGGTGCGTTCCTCTACGTGGTGACCAGCACGGGGCTGGGCCTGCTGCTCTCGACCTTCATGAAGAGCCAGATCGCCGCGGTGTTCGGTACGGCCATCGCCACCATGATCCCGGCCATCCAGTTCTCCGGGCTGATCCATCCGGTGTCGTCGCTGGAAGGCGCGGCGGCCTTCATCGGCCAGCTCTACCCGACCTCGCACTTCCTCATCATCAGCCGTGGCGCCTTTTCCAAGGCGCTGGGCTTCCCCGACCTGTGGGTCTACTACCTGCCGCTGGCGGCGATGATCGTGGTGCTGACGCTGCTCAGCGTGGCCTGCCTGAAGAAGCAGGAGGACTGA
- a CDS encoding ABC transporter permease yields MKKLANIFNLGIKEFRSLGRDYAMLILIAWAFTLGVYSSATGVPETLHHAPIAIVDEDQSQLSSRIINAFQPPYFRTPEMIGHAEMDRGMDVGLYTFTLDIPPDFQRDVLAGRQPAIQVNVDATQTGQAFSGAGYIQNIVGTEVREFVSRYRAESAMPAELAVRMEFNPNLTQAWFGAVMEVINQITMLSIILTGAALIREREHGTVEHLLVMPLTAFEIMMAKVWSMGTVVLVAAAISLQLVVRGWLDVPISGSVGLFLLGAALHLFATTSMGIFLGTVARSMPQLGLLVILTLMPLQILSGGTTPRESMPELVQYIMLAAPTTHFVSLAQAILYRGADLSIVWPQLLAIVGIGAAFFSGALWRFRRTIGQMA; encoded by the coding sequence ATGAAGAAGCTGGCGAACATCTTCAACCTCGGCATCAAGGAGTTCCGCAGCCTGGGCCGCGACTACGCGATGCTGATCCTGATCGCCTGGGCCTTCACCCTGGGCGTCTACAGCTCCGCCACCGGCGTGCCGGAAACCCTGCACCACGCCCCCATCGCCATCGTCGACGAGGACCAGTCGCAGCTCTCCTCGCGCATCATCAACGCCTTCCAGCCGCCGTATTTCCGTACACCGGAGATGATCGGCCACGCGGAGATGGACCGTGGCATGGACGTCGGCCTGTACACCTTCACCCTCGACATCCCGCCGGACTTCCAGCGCGACGTGCTGGCGGGGCGGCAGCCGGCGATCCAGGTCAACGTCGATGCGACACAGACCGGGCAGGCGTTCTCCGGTGCGGGCTACATCCAGAACATCGTCGGTACCGAGGTGCGCGAGTTCGTCAGCCGTTACCGTGCCGAGTCGGCGATGCCGGCGGAGCTGGCGGTGCGCATGGAATTCAACCCGAACCTCACGCAGGCCTGGTTCGGCGCGGTGATGGAGGTGATCAACCAGATCACCATGTTGTCGATCATCCTCACCGGCGCCGCGCTGATCCGCGAGCGCGAGCACGGCACCGTCGAGCACCTGCTGGTGATGCCGCTGACCGCCTTCGAGATCATGATGGCCAAGGTCTGGTCGATGGGCACCGTGGTGCTGGTGGCGGCAGCGATCTCGTTGCAACTGGTGGTACGCGGCTGGCTCGACGTACCGATCAGCGGCTCGGTGGGGTTGTTCCTGCTGGGCGCGGCGTTGCACCTGTTCGCCACCACATCGATGGGCATCTTCCTCGGCACCGTGGCGCGCTCGATGCCGCAGCTGGGGCTGCTGGTGATTCTCACGTTGATGCCGCTGCAGATTCTTTCCGGCGGCACCACGCCGCGCGAGAGCATGCCGGAGCTGGTGCAATACATCATGTTGGCGGCGCCGACTACGCACTTCGTCAGCCTGGCCCAGGCGATTCTTTATCGGGGGGCCGACCTGTCCATCGTCTGGCCGCAGCTGCTGGCTATCGTCGGGATCGGCGCGGCGTTCTTCAGCGGCGCGCTGTGGCGCTTCCGTCGGACCATCGGGCAGATGGCGTAA